The segment TCTAGCTGCTCCACATAATCCCGCTTTGGGCTAGCTTGCCCGGTTTCCCACCGGCACAACGCTGAGGCGGATGCCCCAATCCGGGATGCGAGCTGACGCTGAGTCAGCCCATTTAGCTCGCGCAACGTCTGGGCCATTTCAGGGAATGGCTGTTGCTCCATGTTCCGATGCTACGGCTCCGAATTCCGGGACGCACCTGGGTGTTGATAACTCGCACCGAGATGTTGAGGAAACCCGCCGAACGCTGTGGATCAATCCGACCCGCCACCAAGCTGGGGCCACTAGCCAACAGACCCCCGCGACGAGTTCAACGTCCGGGGGCGTGGCCCAACTGGAGGGATCCCAGATGGACATGTCTGACCCTAACGTTCGCGTGAGCCGTTGGTTTCGTCGTTGTGGCCCCGCACGCGTCCGCCGCTACGTCATGGAGTCTGTGGCGTGGGCGTGCTGTCGGTCCTGCGGAGTGGCGTTGACGCACCCCTCGACGGTGTCGTCGGTGCTCGCGACCGGACCTATGCGTGTTGTGGGTGGTGGTGTGTGATGCGGCCGATCACTCCGACAACCCCGCGGAAGGTCCTGGACGGTGTCGCGGAGACCGTGGCGTTGGCCCGGGCGTGGGTGCGGGAACAATGCGCACTCCACGACGTGAACCAGGACACGGTCGACCGTGCGGTCCTGATCGCTTCCGAGTTCGCCACCAACGCGATCAAGCACTCCCGCAGCGGGAAGCCCGGCGGAACCTACACCGTCCACACCGAATTCCAGGACTCGACCCTCTACCTCAGCGTCACCGACGCAGGCGCCCCCTACCCGCCCTACAAGCGACCACGCGAAAGCAAGGACGGACTCCCCGAAAACGGCCAAGGCCTCCGGCTCGTCGAAGCGCACAGCGACTGGTGGCGCGCACTCAAATTCACCAACCACCACACCATCACCGCCAAACTCACCACCTAACCCCCACAAACCCCGGCCCGGGGACACACCCTCCCGTCCCCGGGGCCGGACACCCCACCAGGCCAGGAACCCACCACCACGAACAACCAAAGCCGCCAAAAGAAACCGAGCCGCGCGCAGCGCGACCGTGCTAGATATCCGAACCACGGGGTCGACCTCGCCAACGGGTCGGACTCGACAGCGCGCCCCTTCTTGGAGTCCGGACGCGCTCCTCCGTTCCGGTGAGTCCGCGCGCAGCGCGACCTTTGACGTGTGACCTTCTACGCTGGGCGGATGCTGCGGCGTCTGCGTTCCTCCATCTGGTTGCGGTACGCGCTTGCGCTGGTCGCGGTCGGGTGCGCGGGGTGGGCGATCTGGGCCCGCTGGGATGAGGTTTCAGACGCCCTGCACACGTTCCCGCTGTGGGTGCTCCCCGTTTCCCTCTTCGCGGCGATGTTGGGGTTGGCGGCGCAGTGTCTGGCCTGGCGGGCGCTCCTGGCCGGGCTGGGGTATCCGTTGCCGCTGTCGGCGGCGGGGCACGTCTTCTTCGTCGCCCAGTTGGGGAAGTACGTCCCCGGCTCGGTGTGGGCGTTCGCCGCGCAGGTGGAGCTGGCGCGGGACTATCACGTGCCGCGCGGCCGGGGCACCGCCGCGACGCTCCTCGCGGTGGTCGTCACCCTGGTGGTGAACCTGGCCGTCGCCGCGGTCACCCTTCCCTTCGTGTCGGTGGAGGCGGCGCGGCAGTGGTGGTGGGCGCTCGCCGCCGCCCCGGTGCTGCTGGTCCTGTTGCATCCGCGGATCCTCAACCGGTGGAACCGCTGGACACCCCTCGCACCCCGTGGGATGGGCCTCGCCGTGGGGCTCTCGCTCCTGGCCTGGATCCCCCTCGGCGCGCACATCGCGGTGCTGGCGATCGGCGCCGGAGTGGATCCCGCGCGGGCGTTGCCGATCGCGGCCGGGTCCTACGCTCTGGCGTGGACCCTGGGCGTGGCGCTCGTCGTGGTCCCCGCGGGGATCGGGGTGCGGGAGGCCGTGATCGTCCTCGGACTGTCCCCGGTCCTGGATCCGGGCGCGGCCCTGGTCGTGGCCGCGCTCTCCCGGCTGGTGACGGCCGTCGCCGACGTCGCCTGGGCCGGGATCGCCGCGGCGGCCCGCCGCGTCCACCCACACAGCACCCAGCACTGACCACGGAGGCTACGTGCGCATCGCCATCGTCGGCCCGACCCACCCCTACAAGGGGGGCATCGCCCGGCACACCACGGAGCTCGCCCACCGGTTGGAGGCGGCCGGCCACCAGGTGGTGGTGATGTCGTGGCGAGCCCAGTACCCGGAAGCCCTCTACCCCGGCCGCCAGACTCTGGACGACCCCGAGGCGGACCCCTTCCCCAACACCCGCTACGACCTCGCCTGGTTCCGGCCGGACACCTGGTCCACCGTCGGTGCGCGGCTGGGGCGCGGTGCCGACCTTGTCGTCCTGACGGTGGCGAGCCCGGTCCAGATACCCGCCGCCCTCGCCATCCGTTCCGGCGTGGGTCGACGCGCGCGCGTCGTGGCCCTGTGCCACAACGTGCTCCCGCACGAACGCCGGCCCGGTGACCGGGCGCTGGTCCGGCTGCTGCTGCGGCGGGTGGACACCGTCTTGACCCACTCCGCCCAGGAGGCCGACCGGGCGCGGGGGCTGGTGGGTTCCGCGCCGGCGCGGGTCGTCCACGCGCCGCTTCCCCCGCACTTGCCGGACACCGCGCCCGTCGCCGACGACGGCACGGTGCACCGCCGGCTGCTGTTCCTGGGGATCGTGCGTCCCTACAAGGGGGTGGACGTGTTGCTGCGCGCACTCGCCGCCGGCCCCCCGGACGTCGGGCTCACGGTCGCCGGGGAGTACTGGGGCCGGACCGGGGACGACCTCCGCCGGTTGGTCCGGATCCTCGGTCTCACCGAACGCGTGGACCTGCGGGACGGCTACGTTCCCTCCCCGGAGCTCCCCCGCCTGTTCGCCGCCAGCGACGCGCTGGTGCTTCCCTACCGGTCGGTCACCGCGACCCAGAACGTGTGGCTGGCCTTCTCCCACCA is part of the Spiractinospora alimapuensis genome and harbors:
- a CDS encoding glycosyltransferase family 4 protein, which gives rise to MRIAIVGPTHPYKGGIARHTTELAHRLEAAGHQVVVMSWRAQYPEALYPGRQTLDDPEADPFPNTRYDLAWFRPDTWSTVGARLGRGADLVVLTVASPVQIPAALAIRSGVGRRARVVALCHNVLPHERRPGDRALVRLLLRRVDTVLTHSAQEADRARGLVGSAPARVVHAPLPPHLPDTAPVADDGTVHRRLLFLGIVRPYKGVDVLLRALAAGPPDVGLTVAGEYWGRTGDDLRRLVRILGLTERVDLRDGYVPSPELPRLFAASDALVLPYRSVTATQNVWLAFSHHRPVLVSATGPLGELVRDGVDGLLTPPGDAGALTETLRRFYAPGMALRLRAGVPVVTAETRWEEYLEAVTGSGSA
- a CDS encoding ATP-binding protein; translated protein: MRPITPTTPRKVLDGVAETVALARAWVREQCALHDVNQDTVDRAVLIASEFATNAIKHSRSGKPGGTYTVHTEFQDSTLYLSVTDAGAPYPPYKRPRESKDGLPENGQGLRLVEAHSDWWRALKFTNHHTITAKLTT
- a CDS encoding lysylphosphatidylglycerol synthase domain-containing protein, producing the protein MTFYAGRMLRRLRSSIWLRYALALVAVGCAGWAIWARWDEVSDALHTFPLWVLPVSLFAAMLGLAAQCLAWRALLAGLGYPLPLSAAGHVFFVAQLGKYVPGSVWAFAAQVELARDYHVPRGRGTAATLLAVVVTLVVNLAVAAVTLPFVSVEAARQWWWALAAAPVLLVLLHPRILNRWNRWTPLAPRGMGLAVGLSLLAWIPLGAHIAVLAIGAGVDPARALPIAAGSYALAWTLGVALVVVPAGIGVREAVIVLGLSPVLDPGAALVVAALSRLVTAVADVAWAGIAAAARRVHPHSTQH